A genomic window from Fusarium oxysporum Fo47 chromosome VIII, complete sequence includes:
- a CDS encoding ribonuclease H-like domain-containing protein encodes MGFHGPAAALQQPQHGQVHQNMLMEHPGIRTHPNKGRIREVWKHNLHEEMAVLRDLVDKYPYIAMDTEFPGVVSRPMGGFRGKSDYHYQCLRTNVDMLRVIQIGLTFFNEDGETPPPRPTNDLKLGTAAQRAATNAPFPCSWQFNFKFSLKDDMYNEKSIESLQQAGIDFNALERDGIDPHEFASLLIPSGLVCFDNVKWISFHGGYDFGYLTKLLICLPLPNDEVDFDHKMKLYFPTTYDVKHLMKHAIRLHNSGLLTPSDPSSTEILQKFEHKSGLENIAETLKIKRVGSAHQAGSDSLLTGKVFFSMRDKIFAGDIPDEHVGKVWGLGFPDSNSSLVMSMMNQQSGNDGQTNGNGPSTPNTTNAALATTPGPQGHNGTINTGPMTPGGGGGVFGNFAFGGNR; translated from the exons ATGGGTTTCCATGGCCCTGCAGCCGCCCTACAACAACCACAACATGGGCAGGTTCACCAGAACATGTTGATGGAACACCCAGGAATCAGGACACATCCTAACAAGGGTAGGATACGGGAAGTATGGAAGCACAACTTGCACGAAGAAATGGCCGTATTGCGAGACTTGGTGGACAAGTATCCTTACATTGCGATG GATACCGAATTTCCAGGTGTCGTTTCAAGGCCCATGGGAGGATTCAGAGGGAAGAGCGATTATCACTACCAATGCCTACGAACCAACGTCGATATGCTGAGGGTCATCCAAATAGGGCTCACCTTCTTTAACGAAGACGGCGAGACCCCCCCTCCACGGCCCACAAACGATCTGAAGCTTGGCACAGCCGCTCAAAGGGCAGCGACTAATGCTCCTTTCCCTTGTTCGTGGCAGTTCAACTTTAAGTTCTCATTGAAGGACGACATGTATAACGAGAAATCGATCGAGTCACTTCAGCAAGCCGGGATCGACTTTAATGCTCTCGAACGTGATGGCATTGATCCTCATGAGTTCGCCTCCCTTCTGATTCCTTCTGGTCTTGTCTGCTTCGATAACGTCAAGTGGATATCGTTCCATGGCGGTTACGATTTCGGCTACTTGACCAAGCTGCTGATCTGCTTACCATTGCCCAACGACGAAGTCGATTTTGACCACAAGATGAAGCTCTACTTCCCCACGACGTACGACGTGAAGCACCTCATGAAGCACGCCATCAGGTTACACAACTCCGGCCTTCTTACACCCAGCGATCCCAGTAGCACTGAGATCCTGCAAAAGTTTGAGCATAAATCTGGACTTGAGAACATTGCCGAAACCCTCAAGATTAAACGTGTTGGCTCTGCCCACCAAGCAGGCTCTGATTCGTTACTCACCGGAaaggtcttcttctctatGCGCGATAAGATATTTGCCGGTGATATTCCTGATGAGCATGTTGGCAAGGTCTGGGGCTTGGGCTTCCCTGACTCAAATTCCAGCCTTGTCATGTCAATGATGAACCAGCAAAGCGGCAATGATGGGCAAACAAATGGCAACGGACCTAGCACCCCTAACACGACAAATGCTGCGTTAGCCACCACCCCAGGACCACAAGGGCATAACGGCACCATCAACACTGGGCCTATGACTCCTGGTGGAGGCGGTGGTGTATTTGGCAACTTCGCTTTCGGCGGAAACCGATGA
- a CDS encoding CTLH/CRA C-terminal to lish motif domain-containing protein, with protein sequence MGDHESSQIRHNEHLLLDQPLLRLPSELLRKNFRTAHFTIEKDTAALKTLLKDSATAAVSGRASQQDVLRNIDAMVSRMRGLKRKLNASAAEEARLHTQTAARISHLDELYKMDTVEDVKYETWSRKRLDRLLADYLLRHGYNDTAKELAEQRGITDLVDIDTFVAASRVRDSLLKQSVVEALAWCTDNKKELRKMESKLEFMLRFQQYIELVRSQSSAKLTEAIAHAKKHLIPYRATFPREVQQVCGLLAFPPGGASTAAPYGDLYKPSRWADLANLFTTTHNQLLALPAVPLLHVALSSGLSALKTPACHTDPMHSSDSPSAQSTSDIAAAASTLGHGVCPICSTELNELARNVPYAHHTQSHVEHDLRLLPNGSVYGRDRLEIQARKNNLPSDQVKDLRTGDIFPVESLKKVYIT encoded by the exons ATGGGCGATCACGAAAGTTCCCAGATCAGACATAACGAGCATCTGCTGCTT GACCAACCTTTGCTTCGCCTCCCCTCCGAACTCCTTCGAAAGAACTTCCGCACGGCCCATTTCACAATCGAGAAAGACACAGCCGCCCTAAAGACATTACTCAAAGATTCAGCCACCGCTGCCGTCTCCGGCCGCGCATCACAGCAAGATGTCCTTCGTAACATCGACGCAATGGTGTCCCGCATGCGAGGTTTGAAGCGCAAACTCAATGCGAGCGCCGCTGAGGAGGCTCGTCTGCATACACAGACAGCTGCCCGCATCTCACATCTCGACGAACTATACAAGATGGATACGGTGGAGGACGTTAAGTACGAAACATGGAGTAGGAAGAGGCTCGATCGCCTTTTGGCAGACTACCTGCTTCGCCATGGATACAATGACACTGCAAAGGAGCTGGCCGAGCAGCGTGGTATTACCGATCTCGTTGATATCGACACCTTCGTTGCTGCAAGTCGTGTCAGAGATTCTCTTCTGAAGCAGAGCGTGGTTGAAGCTCTGGCTTGGTGCACCGATAACAAGAAGGAGTTAAGGAAGATGGAG AGTAAGCTCGAGTTCATGCTTCGCTTTCAACAATATATCGAGCTGGTCCGCTCGCAATCCTCGGCCAAACTCACTGAAGCCATTGCTCACGCAAAGAAACATCTCATTCCTTACCGGGCCACATTCCCCCGAGAAGTTCAGCAGGTCTGTGGTTTGCTTGCCTTTCCCCCTGGTGGTGCATCTACCGCCGCTCCCTATGGAGATCTGTATAAACCTTCCCGCTGGGCTGACCTTGCCAACCTCTTCACAACAACCCACAATCAACTCCTTGCCCTCCCTGCAGTCCCACTCCTTCACGTTGCACTCTCTTCTGGTCTATCAGCCCTCAAAACACCTGCATGCCACACGGACCCAATGCACTCATCAGATAGTCCATCTGCCCAAAGCACATCCGATatcgcagcagcagcttcgaCTCTCGGCCACGGCGTTTGTCCCATCTGTTCCACTGAACTCAATGAGCTTGCCCGGAATGTGCCGTACGCTCACCATACTCAGAGTCATGTAGAGCACGATCTCAGGCTACTGCCTAATGGTAGCGTCTATGGAAGGGACCGCCTTGAAATACAGGCGAGGAAGAATAATTTGCCTTCTGATCAGGTTAAGGACCTCCGGACAGGAGATATCTTCCCAGTTGAGTCACTGAAGAAGGTTTATATCACGTAA
- a CDS encoding NADH-ubiquinone oxidoreductase B12 subunit family-domain-containing protein, translating into MLATRVLRAAAGGPKPNITGFNMRAFQASTGQPRYDPWERNEAWRYQGPYTRWNRLKSGFPGLGIATVAFTAYCGYEYFFLEDEHHHGEAHGEEHH; encoded by the exons ATGCTTGCCACGAG AGTGCTACGAGCCGCCGCGGGCGGTCCCAAGCCCAACATCACCGGCTTCAACATGCGGGCGTTCCAAGCATCAACCGGCCAGCCTCGATACGATCCCTGGGAGCGAAA CGAGGCCTGGCGATACCAGGGTCCCTATACCCGCTGGAACCGTCTCAAGAGCGGTTTCCCCGGTCTCGGCATCGCGACAGTCGCTTTCACCGCTTACTGCGGATACGAATACTTCTTCCTCGAGGACGAGCACCACCACGGTGAGGCGCATGGAGAGGAGCACCACTAG